The Caulobacter sp. FWC26 genome contains a region encoding:
- a CDS encoding ATP-binding protein: MPRFAEWLDQDVTTVTARSLPTLGVRLVICAATALLYAFAIDLNGGLLWGLAVASAEAAVFICSSPQRAERKISHGQRLAYVAAVIWMNIVWWALAIMLWRQEHPALRLSALCVVCAFLVHAQAFTARSKTLLLIIGGGSATVLLVMCGVMNDFPPAERLVLCASVLILLTYTAKAAQTNGQQGRALELAKSQAEAASQAKSEFLALMSHELRTPLNGMLGLSQALKLEPLEPGEREQVELLEESGRTLLALLNDVLDMAKIEAGKLEIAPAQEDLGRLAERVVRIHQAQAREKATEITLDVDPALPRALLFDPLRVRQCLANLVSNAVKFTPAGQIRVRVSCEAGDEPDRMLAKIVVSDTGVGMSPTVLARIFKPFEQADPTVAQRTGGTGLGLNITRRLAQMMGGSVTVRSTEGKGSTFTLTFACGVPTVTAVQTIAGLGGDKPLRLLAVDDYAVNRKVIAMMLGPLGCEIVEADDGRQALDILAEREVDVVLLDFNMPVMGGLEATRRIRADDRWRKLPIVCLTAGMMDEERAAASAAGMDAFIEKPIEMSTLVTTITRLGRR; this comes from the coding sequence GGTCATCTGCGCGGCGACGGCGCTGCTCTATGCGTTCGCGATCGACCTGAACGGCGGCCTGCTGTGGGGCCTGGCCGTGGCCAGCGCCGAGGCGGCGGTGTTCATCTGCAGCAGCCCCCAGCGCGCCGAGCGCAAGATCAGCCACGGCCAGCGCCTGGCCTATGTGGCGGCCGTCATCTGGATGAACATCGTCTGGTGGGCGTTGGCGATCATGCTGTGGCGTCAGGAGCACCCCGCCCTGCGGCTCTCGGCTCTCTGCGTGGTCTGCGCCTTCCTGGTTCACGCCCAGGCCTTCACGGCGCGCTCCAAGACCCTGCTGCTGATCATCGGCGGCGGGTCCGCGACGGTGTTGCTGGTGATGTGCGGCGTGATGAACGACTTCCCGCCCGCCGAGCGCCTGGTGCTATGCGCGTCGGTCCTGATCCTGCTGACCTATACGGCCAAGGCCGCCCAGACCAACGGTCAGCAGGGCCGCGCCCTGGAGCTGGCCAAGAGCCAGGCCGAGGCCGCCAGCCAGGCCAAGTCCGAGTTCCTGGCCTTGATGAGCCACGAGCTGCGCACGCCGCTGAACGGGATGCTGGGCCTGTCGCAGGCCCTGAAGCTGGAGCCGCTGGAGCCCGGTGAGCGCGAACAGGTCGAACTTCTGGAAGAGTCGGGCCGCACCCTGCTGGCCCTGCTCAACGACGTGCTCGACATGGCCAAGATCGAAGCCGGCAAGCTGGAGATCGCCCCCGCTCAGGAGGATCTTGGGCGACTGGCTGAGCGGGTCGTGCGGATCCACCAGGCTCAGGCGCGCGAGAAGGCGACGGAGATCACGCTGGACGTCGACCCGGCCCTGCCCCGCGCCCTGCTGTTCGATCCGCTGCGGGTGCGCCAATGCCTGGCCAACCTGGTCTCGAACGCGGTGAAGTTCACACCCGCCGGCCAGATCCGGGTCCGCGTCAGCTGCGAGGCGGGCGACGAGCCCGACCGGATGCTGGCCAAGATCGTCGTCTCCGACACCGGTGTCGGCATGAGTCCGACCGTGCTGGCCAGGATCTTCAAGCCGTTCGAGCAGGCCGACCCCACCGTCGCCCAGCGCACCGGCGGCACGGGCCTTGGCCTCAACATCACCCGGCGCCTGGCCCAGATGATGGGCGGCTCGGTCACCGTCCGCAGCACCGAAGGCAAGGGCTCGACCTTCACCCTGACCTTCGCGTGCGGCGTGCCGACCGTCACCGCCGTGCAGACCATCGCCGGTCTCGGCGGCGACAAACCACTCCGGTTGCTGGCGGTCGACGACTATGCGGTCAACCGCAAGGTCATCGCCATGATGCTGGGCCCGCTGGGCTGCGAGATCGTCGAGGCCGACGATGGCCGGCAGGCTCTCGATATCCTGGCCGAGCGCGAGGTCGACGTGGTGCTGCTGGACTTCAACATGCCCGTCATGGGCGGCCTGGAGGCGACGCGCCGCATCCGCGCCGACGATCGCTGGCGCAAGCTGCCGATCGTCTGCCTGACCGCCGGAATGATGGACGAGGAACGCGCCGCCGCGTCCGCTGCGGGCATGGACGCCTTCATCGAGAAGCCAATCGAGATGTCGACCCTGGTGACGACGATCACGCGGCTGGGGCGGCGCTGA
- the efp gene encoding elongation factor P: MKVAASSLRKGSVVDMDGKLYVVLSAENIHPGKGTPVTQLNMRRISDGVKVSERYRTTEQVERAFVDDRNHTFLYSDGDGYHFMNPETYDQLVATEEVIGDAAPYLQEGMTVILSTHNDVPIAIDLPRTVVLEIVDTEPSVKGQTASSSYKPAVLSNGVKTTVPPYITAGTKVVILTEDGSYVERAKD, from the coding sequence GTGAAGGTCGCAGCCAGCTCGCTCCGCAAAGGCTCTGTCGTCGACATGGACGGCAAGCTCTATGTCGTCCTGAGCGCCGAAAACATCCACCCCGGCAAGGGCACCCCGGTGACCCAGCTGAACATGCGCCGCATCTCGGACGGCGTGAAGGTTTCGGAGCGCTATCGCACGACCGAGCAGGTCGAGCGCGCCTTCGTCGACGACCGCAACCACACCTTCCTGTACAGCGACGGTGACGGCTACCACTTCATGAACCCGGAAACCTACGACCAGCTCGTGGCCACCGAAGAAGTGATCGGCGACGCCGCGCCCTACCTGCAGGAAGGCATGACCGTCATCCTGTCGACCCACAACGACGTGCCGATCGCCATCGACCTGCCGCGCACGGTGGTCCTCGAGATCGTCGACACCGAACCGTCGGTGAAGGGCCAGACCGCGTCGTCGTCCTACAAGCCGGCCGTGCTCAGCAACGGCGTCAAGACCACCGTCCCGCCGTATATCACCGCCGGCACCAAGGTCGTCATCCTGACCGAAGACGGCTCTTACGTGGAACGCGCCAAGGACTAA
- the epmA gene encoding EF-P lysine aminoacylase EpmA has protein sequence MSLASSTWWRASVHADRRPFLLARNRITKAFRAWFEAEGFEEVEAAALQVSPGNEAHLHAFATQALTIAGEASPLYLHTSPEFACKKLLAAGEEKIFSLGKVWRNRERGPLHHPEFTMLEWYRAGAPYQTLMEDCASLLALAAQTAGTTRFEFRGMSCDPFAAPERLSVAEAFQRHAGVDLLASVANDGSTDRDALADEARKAAIRVAEDDSWADIFSRIIVEKVEPRLGEGRATILCEYPISEAALARPKDADPRVAERFELYACGVELANAFGELTDPVEQRRRFLIEMDEKARIYGERYPIDEDFLAALEHMPQASGSALGFDRLVLLATGARRIEDVVWTPVAD, from the coding sequence TTGTCCCTAGCTTCCTCCACCTGGTGGCGCGCCAGCGTCCACGCCGACCGCCGGCCGTTCCTGCTGGCCCGCAACCGCATCACCAAGGCCTTCCGCGCCTGGTTCGAGGCGGAAGGCTTCGAGGAGGTCGAGGCTGCGGCCCTGCAGGTCTCGCCCGGCAACGAGGCGCATCTGCACGCCTTCGCCACGCAGGCCCTGACCATCGCGGGCGAGGCCAGTCCGCTCTATCTGCACACCTCGCCGGAGTTCGCCTGCAAGAAGCTCTTGGCGGCCGGCGAGGAGAAGATCTTCAGCCTGGGCAAGGTGTGGCGCAATCGCGAGCGCGGGCCGCTGCACCATCCAGAGTTCACCATGCTGGAATGGTACCGGGCCGGCGCCCCCTACCAGACCCTGATGGAAGACTGCGCGAGCCTGCTGGCCCTGGCCGCGCAGACGGCGGGAACGACGCGCTTCGAGTTCCGGGGCATGTCCTGCGATCCGTTCGCCGCACCGGAGCGCCTGTCGGTGGCCGAGGCTTTTCAGCGGCACGCGGGGGTCGACCTGCTGGCCAGCGTAGCGAATGACGGCTCGACCGACCGCGACGCCCTGGCGGACGAAGCCCGCAAGGCGGCAATTCGCGTCGCCGAGGACGACAGCTGGGCCGACATCTTCAGCCGCATCATCGTCGAGAAGGTCGAGCCGCGCCTGGGCGAAGGCCGGGCGACCATCCTCTGCGAATACCCGATCAGCGAGGCCGCCCTGGCCCGCCCCAAGGACGCCGACCCGCGCGTGGCCGAACGCTTCGAGCTCTATGCCTGCGGGGTGGAGTTGGCCAACGCCTTTGGCGAACTGACCGACCCTGTCGAGCAGCGCCGCCGGTTCCTGATCGAGATGGATGAGAAGGCGCGGATCTACGGCGAGCGCTACCCGATCGACGAGGACTTCCTGGCGGCGCTGGAGCACATGCCGCAGGCGTCCGGCTCGGCGCTGGGCTTCGACCGGCTGGTGCTGCTGGCCACCGGCGCGCGGCGGATCGAGGACGTGGTCTGGACGCCGGTGGCGGACTGA
- a CDS encoding TerB family tellurite resistance protein: protein MDGGDERHRRTVAVILAPGPDDRRQQIDALVAACVLIAQVDGAVTPDERSRMVERLKSQPLLEGLELETALQAFEALDARFDARPEETWVEAEMMIRRLKGRAEAEAVASAAVAVSIDGGLEAEERTAVLDICAWLDVSPLRVLP from the coding sequence CTGGACGGCGGAGATGAACGCCACCGCCGCACGGTGGCGGTGATACTCGCGCCCGGACCTGACGACCGCCGTCAGCAGATCGACGCCCTGGTCGCCGCCTGCGTGCTGATCGCCCAGGTCGACGGGGCGGTGACGCCCGACGAGCGCAGCCGCATGGTCGAGCGCCTGAAGTCGCAGCCCTTGCTGGAAGGGCTGGAGCTGGAGACCGCGCTGCAAGCCTTCGAGGCCCTGGACGCCCGCTTCGACGCCCGGCCCGAGGAGACCTGGGTCGAGGCCGAGATGATGATCCGCCGCCTGAAGGGGCGCGCCGAAGCCGAGGCCGTGGCCTCCGCCGCCGTGGCGGTCTCGATCGACGGGGGACTGGAAGCCGAGGAACGCACGGCCGTGCTCGACATCTGCGCCTGGCTGGACGTCAGCCCCCTACGGGTTCTGCCGTAG
- a CDS encoding VIT family protein codes for MTRLKAHVERHAVSRIGWLRAAVLGANDGIVSTASLVVGVAAAEATRGPILLAASAGLVAGAMSMAAGEYVSVASQADSEAADLARERKELEIQPEEELEEMTAIYVARGLTPDLARQVAEQLNAGDALAAHARDELGISEHVTARPVQAALTSASTFAVGAAMPLLVSMLAPLPVIIPTISVATLVFLAVLGWLGAWAGGASPWKPMLRVTFWGALALGVTAVIGKLFGAVV; via the coding sequence ATGACCCGTTTGAAGGCCCACGTCGAACGCCACGCCGTTTCGCGCATCGGCTGGCTCCGCGCCGCCGTGCTGGGCGCCAATGACGGCATCGTCTCGACCGCCTCGCTGGTGGTCGGGGTGGCGGCGGCCGAGGCCACGCGGGGTCCGATCCTGCTGGCCGCCAGCGCCGGTCTGGTGGCCGGGGCCATGTCGATGGCGGCCGGCGAATATGTGTCGGTCGCCTCGCAGGCCGACAGCGAGGCCGCAGACCTCGCCCGCGAGCGCAAGGAACTGGAAATCCAGCCCGAGGAAGAGCTGGAGGAGATGACCGCCATCTATGTGGCGCGGGGCCTGACGCCCGATCTCGCGCGGCAGGTCGCCGAACAGCTGAACGCCGGCGACGCCCTGGCCGCCCACGCCCGCGACGAGCTGGGCATCTCCGAGCACGTCACCGCGCGGCCCGTGCAGGCGGCCCTGACCTCTGCCTCGACCTTCGCGGTCGGGGCGGCCATGCCGCTGCTGGTGTCGATGCTGGCGCCCTTGCCGGTGATCATCCCGACCATCTCGGTCGCCACCCTGGTGTTCCTGGCGGTCTTGGGGTGGCTGGGCGCCTGGGCGGGCGGCGCCAGTCCCTGGAAGCCGATGCTGCGCGTCACGTTCTGGGGCGCCCTGGCCTTGGGGGTGACCGCCGTGATCGGCAAGCTGTTCGGGGCGGTCGTCTAG
- a CDS encoding lysine-2,3-aminomutase-like protein — MPAPHAPAKTLRDVRSLTEAGLVPSERLPALETVAARYAVTITPAMAALIETRDENDPIARQFIPSPEELVSSPGEDGDPIGDAAHSPIEGIVHRYPDRVLLKPTHTCAVYCRFCFRREMVGPEGLSNLTPDQLDAAFAYIAAHPEIWEVIVTGGDPLVLSPRRLADLMDRLEAIDHVKIVRFHTRVPAVDPDAVTPELVAALKRSSKAVYVALHANHARELTPAARAACARIVDAGIPMVSQTVLLRGVNDNAQTLADLMRAFVETRIKPYYLHHGDLAPGTAHLRTTVAEGQAIMRALRGTLSGLAQPTYVLDIPGGHGKVPVGPTYLAEGAVETPDGDARPYPPTP; from the coding sequence ATCCCCGCGCCTCATGCCCCCGCCAAGACCCTTCGCGACGTCCGGTCCCTGACCGAGGCCGGGCTGGTCCCGTCCGAGCGCCTGCCGGCGCTGGAGACGGTGGCCGCGCGCTATGCGGTGACGATCACCCCGGCCATGGCCGCGCTGATCGAGACCCGCGACGAGAACGACCCCATCGCACGGCAGTTCATCCCCTCCCCCGAGGAGCTGGTGTCCAGCCCCGGCGAGGACGGCGACCCGATCGGCGACGCCGCCCACAGCCCGATCGAGGGGATCGTCCACCGCTATCCCGACCGGGTGCTGTTAAAGCCCACCCACACCTGCGCGGTCTATTGCCGGTTCTGCTTCCGGCGCGAGATGGTCGGCCCCGAGGGGCTGTCCAACCTGACTCCGGACCAGCTGGACGCGGCCTTCGCCTATATCGCCGCGCACCCGGAGATCTGGGAGGTGATCGTCACCGGCGGCGATCCGCTGGTGCTGTCGCCCCGGCGCCTGGCCGACCTGATGGACCGGCTGGAGGCGATCGACCACGTCAAGATCGTGCGCTTCCACACCCGCGTTCCCGCCGTCGATCCCGACGCGGTGACGCCCGAGCTGGTGGCCGCGCTGAAACGCTCGTCGAAGGCGGTCTATGTCGCGCTGCACGCCAACCACGCCCGCGAGCTGACCCCCGCCGCCCGCGCCGCCTGCGCGCGGATCGTCGACGCCGGAATTCCCATGGTCAGCCAGACGGTGCTGCTGCGCGGGGTCAATGACAACGCCCAGACCCTGGCCGACCTGATGCGCGCCTTCGTGGAGACGCGGATCAAACCGTACTACCTGCACCATGGCGATCTGGCGCCGGGCACCGCGCATCTGCGGACCACGGTCGCCGAGGGTCAGGCGATCATGCGCGCCCTGCGCGGGACGCTCTCAGGCCTGGCCCAGCCGACCTACGTGCTCGACATCCCCGGCGGCCACGGCAAGGTTCCGGTCGGCCCCACCTACCTCGCCGAGGGTGCGGTGGAGACGCCGGACGGCGACGCGCGGCCCTATCCGCCCACGCCCTGA
- a CDS encoding 3-hydroxybutyryl-CoA dehydrogenase: MSEIKTVGVIGAGQMGSGIAHVVALGGYDVRLHDISRERIDAGIAIIEKNMARQVGRGIIDDAAMKAALARIQPAEGLEAVGATDLAIEAATENEEVKKSIFRSLQPHLKPDTLLASNTSSISITRLASSTDRPERFIGLHFMNPVPLMKLVEIIRGIATDVPTYETAVNFAQSLGKITSNAEDFPAFIVNRVLVPMINEAIYTLYEGVGTVDAIDTAMKLGANHPMGPLELGDFIGLDTVLSIMNVLHEGLADSKYRPCPLLVKYVEAGWLGKKTGRGFYDYRGETPVPTR; the protein is encoded by the coding sequence ATGAGTGAAATCAAGACGGTCGGCGTGATCGGCGCCGGCCAGATGGGGTCGGGCATCGCGCATGTCGTCGCCCTGGGCGGCTATGACGTACGGCTTCACGACATCTCGCGCGAGCGGATCGACGCCGGCATCGCCATCATCGAGAAGAACATGGCTCGCCAGGTCGGCCGTGGGATCATCGACGACGCGGCGATGAAGGCGGCCCTGGCCCGCATCCAGCCCGCCGAGGGCCTGGAAGCCGTCGGCGCCACGGACCTGGCCATCGAGGCGGCGACCGAGAACGAGGAGGTCAAGAAATCGATCTTCCGCAGCCTGCAGCCGCACCTGAAGCCCGACACGCTGCTGGCCTCCAACACCTCGTCGATCTCGATCACGCGCCTGGCCTCGTCCACGGACCGGCCCGAGCGCTTCATCGGCCTGCACTTCATGAACCCGGTGCCGCTGATGAAGCTGGTGGAGATCATCCGCGGCATCGCCACGGATGTCCCGACCTACGAGACCGCCGTGAACTTCGCCCAGTCGCTGGGCAAGATCACCAGCAACGCCGAAGACTTCCCCGCCTTCATCGTCAACCGCGTGCTGGTGCCGATGATCAACGAGGCGATCTACACCCTGTACGAAGGGGTCGGCACGGTCGACGCCATCGACACGGCGATGAAGCTGGGCGCCAACCACCCGATGGGCCCGCTGGAGCTGGGCGACTTCATCGGCCTGGACACCGTGCTCAGCATCATGAACGTGCTGCACGAGGGCCTGGCCGACAGCAAGTACCGCCCCTGCCCGCTGCTGGTGAAGTATGTCGAGGCCGGCTGGCTGGGCAAGAAGACCGGACGCGGCTTCTACGACTATCGAGGCGAGACGCCGGTCCCCACGCGCTGA
- a CDS encoding helix-turn-helix domain-containing protein, translating into MSTERPPRDLWVLDAREQPDAAERYRQACAQLFDVTLLCPEAEFRNRMDGYNLGGVVLARCAGVPQRFDRRYAHIVTDTADSALAVLELSSGGWRGVYDGRPADGGEGSIRLVDMSRPFDLTTAAFETLYLALPRAALDEQVGQLDFHGRVISENTATGRILGAHMRAVWDSIETISTPEAALAGKAAATLFSAAILAHGEPAGGDARPVEKMLLASARDFVIARLADPELTPEAVRQHLGISRSLLYKVFEPAGGVSAFIQARRLDQAFDEIIRDQNERKTLAEIGYGLGFRSDAHFSRVFRARFGVTPGRLRRLGGAARREGLSALERPDDVFVWVGSLL; encoded by the coding sequence ATGTCAACGGAACGTCCGCCAAGAGACCTGTGGGTGCTGGACGCCCGCGAACAGCCCGATGCGGCCGAGCGCTATCGCCAGGCCTGCGCCCAGCTGTTCGACGTCACCCTGCTCTGCCCCGAGGCCGAGTTCCGCAATCGGATGGATGGCTACAATCTGGGCGGCGTGGTCCTGGCGCGCTGCGCGGGCGTGCCCCAACGCTTCGACCGCCGCTACGCCCACATCGTCACCGACACCGCCGACTCGGCCCTGGCGGTTCTGGAACTGAGCTCCGGCGGCTGGCGCGGAGTCTATGACGGGCGGCCGGCCGATGGCGGCGAGGGCTCGATCCGCCTGGTCGACATGTCACGGCCCTTCGACCTGACCACCGCCGCCTTCGAGACGCTCTATCTGGCCCTGCCCCGCGCGGCCCTGGACGAGCAGGTCGGCCAGTTGGACTTCCATGGCCGCGTGATCTCGGAAAACACCGCCACCGGCCGCATCCTGGGCGCGCACATGCGGGCGGTGTGGGACAGCATCGAGACGATCTCCACCCCCGAGGCGGCGCTGGCGGGCAAGGCGGCGGCGACTCTGTTCAGCGCCGCGATCCTGGCGCACGGAGAGCCGGCCGGCGGCGACGCCAGGCCCGTCGAGAAGATGCTGCTGGCCTCGGCCCGCGACTTCGTGATCGCCCGGCTGGCCGACCCGGAACTGACGCCCGAGGCCGTGCGCCAGCACCTGGGGATCTCGCGCAGCCTGCTCTACAAGGTTTTCGAGCCGGCCGGCGGCGTCAGCGCCTTCATCCAGGCCCGCCGCCTGGACCAGGCCTTCGACGAGATCATCCGCGACCAGAACGAACGCAAGACCCTGGCCGAGATCGGCTATGGCCTCGGCTTTCGCTCGGACGCCCATTTCAGTCGCGTGTTCCGCGCCCGCTTCGGCGTCACCCCGGGCCGCCTGCGCCGCCTGGGCGGCGCCGCGCGGCGGGAGGGGCTATCGGCGCTGGAACGGCCAGACGACGTGTTCGTCTGGGTGGGGAGCTTGCTGTAG
- the feoB gene encoding ferrous iron transport protein B: MTPDSGAAARPVVSPLADTARIALVGNPNSGKTALFNALTGSRQKVANYAGVTVERKEGVLTAPSGRQIRVLDLPGTYSLRARSPDEAVTRDAVLGKLAGEDAPQALVCVADATNLRLVLRLALELKQVGRPFVLALNMFDIAQRQGLRIDVERLSTEIGAPIVTTVATRKRGLPELLDKVEALVDRQTLTADNAWHEPSPAEIRAAHAEAQRIFKACVKPPERPDTVTGKIDGVLLHPVAGLMILLGLLFVMFQAVFTWATPAMDGIDAGFAALIELTNAHLPKGLLTSFIADGLIAGVGSVLVFLPQILILFFFILLLEDSGYMARAAFLMDRIMGGAGLHGRAFIPLLSSFACAIPGIMSTRVIDNRQDRLTTILVAPLMTCSARIPVYTLIIGAFIPQQTVWGVLSLQGLVMFGLYASGIVSALLVSFVIRRIFWRGAVEPFMMELPTYRWPEPRNVLMNLWTRARIFMSRAGRIILPLMVLVWVLSTFPYPPEGATGPAIDYSIAGRIGQFLAPLMAPIGFNWQMTVALIPGMAAREVAVAVLGTVYAVGGEDGETGALSTLLKNQWSLASALSFLAWYVFAPQCLPTLGVVKRETNSWVWPTIMFVYMVSLAYIAAFITYHVAVALGAG; encoded by the coding sequence TTGACCCCCGATTCCGGCGCCGCCGCGCGCCCCGTCGTTTCCCCGCTCGCCGACACCGCCCGGATCGCCCTGGTCGGCAACCCGAACTCGGGCAAGACCGCCCTGTTCAACGCCCTGACCGGCAGCCGCCAGAAGGTGGCCAACTACGCCGGCGTCACGGTCGAGCGGAAAGAGGGCGTGCTGACCGCGCCCAGCGGCCGCCAGATCCGCGTGCTGGACCTGCCGGGCACCTATTCCCTGCGCGCGCGCAGCCCCGACGAAGCGGTGACCCGCGACGCGGTGCTGGGCAAGCTGGCCGGCGAGGACGCCCCCCAGGCCCTGGTCTGCGTGGCCGACGCCACCAACCTGCGCCTCGTGCTGCGCCTGGCGCTCGAGTTGAAGCAGGTGGGCCGCCCGTTCGTGCTGGCCCTCAACATGTTCGACATCGCCCAGCGCCAGGGCCTGCGGATCGACGTCGAGCGCCTGTCGACCGAGATCGGCGCGCCGATTGTCACCACGGTGGCCACCCGCAAGCGCGGCCTGCCCGAACTGCTGGACAAGGTCGAGGCCCTGGTCGACCGCCAGACCCTCACCGCCGACAACGCCTGGCATGAGCCCAGCCCAGCGGAGATCCGCGCCGCCCACGCCGAGGCCCAGCGCATCTTCAAGGCCTGCGTGAAGCCGCCCGAGCGGCCCGACACCGTGACCGGCAAGATCGACGGCGTGCTGCTGCATCCCGTGGCGGGCCTGATGATCCTGCTGGGCCTGCTGTTTGTCATGTTCCAGGCGGTGTTCACCTGGGCCACGCCCGCCATGGACGGTATCGACGCGGGCTTCGCCGCCCTGATCGAACTGACCAACGCCCACCTGCCCAAGGGCCTGCTGACCAGCTTCATCGCCGATGGCCTGATCGCCGGCGTCGGCAGCGTGCTGGTGTTCCTGCCGCAGATCCTGATCCTGTTCTTCTTCATCCTGCTCCTGGAAGACAGCGGCTACATGGCCCGCGCCGCCTTCCTGATGGACCGGATCATGGGCGGCGCCGGCCTGCACGGCCGCGCCTTCATTCCGCTGCTCAGCAGCTTCGCCTGCGCCATTCCCGGCATCATGTCGACGCGGGTGATCGACAACCGCCAGGACCGCCTGACCACGATCCTGGTCGCGCCGCTGATGACCTGTTCGGCGCGGATTCCGGTCTACACCCTGATCATCGGCGCCTTCATTCCGCAGCAGACGGTGTGGGGCGTGCTGTCCCTGCAGGGCCTGGTGATGTTCGGCCTCTACGCCAGCGGCATCGTCAGCGCGCTGCTGGTCTCGTTCGTGATCCGTCGCATCTTCTGGCGCGGCGCGGTCGAGCCCTTCATGATGGAGCTGCCGACCTATCGCTGGCCCGAGCCGCGCAACGTCCTGATGAACCTCTGGACCCGCGCCCGCATCTTCATGAGCCGCGCCGGCCGCATCATCCTGCCGCTGATGGTTCTGGTCTGGGTGCTGTCGACCTTCCCCTATCCGCCGGAAGGCGCGACCGGGCCGGCGATCGACTATTCCATCGCCGGGCGCATCGGCCAGTTCCTGGCGCCCTTGATGGCCCCGATCGGCTTCAACTGGCAGATGACCGTGGCCCTGATCCCGGGCATGGCCGCGCGCGAAGTGGCCGTGGCGGTGCTGGGCACCGTCTATGCCGTCGGCGGCGAGGACGGCGAGACTGGCGCCCTGTCGACCCTGCTGAAGAACCAGTGGTCGCTGGCCAGCGCCCTGTCGTTCCTGGCCTGGTACGTGTTCGCGCCGCAGTGCCTGCCCACCCTGGGCGTGGTGAAACGCGAGACCAACAGCTGGGTCTGGCCGACGATCATGTTCGTCTACATGGTCAGCCTGGCCTATATCGCGGCCTTCATCACCTACCACGTCGCCGTGGCGCTGGGCGCGGGGTAG
- a CDS encoding ferrous iron transport protein A yields the protein MSEAFVLSPEFNPAATAPGVRSLASADRGERGVIVKVTGHSGAAEAVIAEELERRLLEMGFVEGASIEVLHEGLFGRDPIAVRVDDTRVALRRREAGAISVKFDGR from the coding sequence ATGTCCGAAGCGTTCGTTTTGTCGCCTGAATTCAACCCCGCCGCGACTGCGCCGGGCGTGCGTTCCCTGGCCAGCGCCGATCGCGGTGAGCGCGGCGTCATCGTCAAGGTCACCGGCCACAGCGGCGCGGCCGAGGCGGTGATCGCCGAGGAGCTCGAGCGCCGCCTTCTGGAGATGGGCTTCGTCGAGGGCGCGTCGATCGAGGTGCTGCACGAGGGCCTGTTCGGGCGCGATCCGATCGCCGTGCGGGTGGACGACACCCGCGTGGCCCTGCGCCGTCGCGAGGCCGGCGCGATCAGCGTGAAGTTCGACGGACGCTAA